In Hermetia illucens chromosome 5, iHerIll2.2.curated.20191125, whole genome shotgun sequence, a single window of DNA contains:
- the LOC119657285 gene encoding mitogen-activated protein kinase kinase kinase 4 isoform X2, whose translation MPNRVEYRLKTPARPIISQDIARHRLEEDLQDEFAGQFDHYGQTPPRTRIKIKNRDWDRKQKSDQPACCRKGMSRMARSRVQRRNTMDCAILNQMFIDEESKKSDKRAQALLREAERDMKQSMVITSATNYHSRGSAMFMNAERLESIAASPRNSGVPTLVESCNRYMSVSSRPVGCRSSAPPTAFLQNLKLDLIDSKKLKPRKEFHETFANLIKLGSTDRQDIKPSHEEYTWQTELKDMIWLELQAWHADRTLEQQDKYLFTARQGISDLLNQILTYKFNPKYMRGTSTISVDSGLGSDGSCDTSRCSSSQSTCKGCFSMYCKDCNEQQSHALKEVEELLTRLETAEALYPSTQVMAAFYPVYKCEAFVGRVKAMCLWYNITRHLRLKLIILGKLLARLQGDPFNWPTPISASTTESSASSSAHEVEDAFCSGNFTEPKPPPKPNNVPKVQFNLVEGRTDSSSPSDSISSTDSNSATTKDLLPNDNQSIGPTIGNYGKCINDVHMFNVQPLAHITYDNVQHSTMLYRKYIENMLKSRGLNKSLSFLHRLHNTVLHKAHVTLERPGTEEYESEIDFLEDDVPQIEPHMDKEKIEELRRYGCWSAEAKAIGLPSYVPTFIFLSVIPLEVIHEFLRMRLETRPAKPNPLSLEQLMKELREGLTLALTHRERFNRHITTALNDNETELEKYSAILDQFDATVKKVLELYLDYVDQWVLVAAPEGHKKSALEKEWMFTKLVSPMIPGMHQLAAKKFCLIIRNLLRGIGDRLVKRASELDGKIDETTHEDALKWQLLTICRETQSLFTTERERAVKVLFFAKTFSRDTEQSDFHREHYDEYLNRKDPNDFECPALKEAFTLLKRDVLDVRDKLIKIILRIEERCNIKNMLELDEQDRLAVLSRSREILHQGYKFGFEYNKDVIRLFEQKPMSCNSCDGCTLELSLGIIEFAKMWMKFVTERCERGRGVRPRWATQGLEFLILACDPLNTRHLDDKQFEDLKTKMDGCISHVIGIISEPEKTKKKASPRTRKTSSPATSRSRTPTRTPMSAGVIMNPSQQKFLQPQFSLKEDHSEVLSTNSSIDTPDLAQNKDFQSITLVVPTMTTTYSPALRQIRVRDAVNRLDMELENKLRERNLIGQVKTLNTTDKIQIRARSVNFRWHRGIKIGQGRFGKVYTAVNNSTGELMAMKEITIQPGETRAIKKVAEELKILEGINHKHLVKYYGIEIHREELLIFMELCSEGTLESLVELSGGLHEGLARRFTAQLLSGVEELHKHGIVHRDIKTANIFLVDGGNSLKLGDFGSAVKIQAHTTVPGELQGYVGTQAYMAPEVFTKTNTDGHGRAADIWSVGCVVIEMVSGKRPWYQFDSNFQIMFKVGMGETPEIPSSLSQEGCEFLENCLQHDPKKRMTASELLQHNFCKVELDEDTKLTVTEPHIRRSFRRGNKT comes from the exons ATGCCAAATCG GGTTGAATATCGTTTGAAGACCCCTGCGAGGCCAATAATATCTCAGGATATTGCAAGACACCGACTGGAAGAAGACCTTCAAGATGAGTTTGCAGGACAGTTTGACCACTATGGCCAGACGCCGCCGCGAACAAGGATTAAAATCAAGAATCGCGACTGGGATCGGAAACAGAAATC GGATCAACCTGCTTGTTGTCGCAAAGGAATGAGCCGAATGGCTCGCTCACGAGTTCAACGTCGGAATACAATGGATTGCGCCATACTTAACCAAATGTTCATCGATGAGGAGTCTAAAAAGAGCGACAAAAGGGCTCAGGCCCTATTACGGGAGGCTGAACGCGACATGAAGCAATCGATGGTCATTACATCAGCTACAAATTATCATTCACGCGGCTCCGCAATGTTTATGAATGCTGAAAGGCTGGAGAGTATCGCTGCCTCCCCACGGAATTCTGGTGTACCTACACTCGTAGAATCATGCAATCGATATATGAGCGTATCGTCGCGGCCGGTCGGATGCCGATCATCCGCACCGCCAACCGCTTTTCTGCAAAATTTGAAGTTAGATCTTATCGATTCGAAAAAACTGAAACCACGCAAGGAATTTCATGAGACTTTTGCGAATTTGATTAAGTTGGGGAGTACAGATCGACAAGATATTAAG CCCTCGCACGAAGAATACACATGGCAAACAGAGCTAAAAGATATGATATGGCTTGAGCTGCAGGCGTGGCATGCGGATCGAACGCTAGAACAGCAGGACAAATACCTCTTCACAGCACGTCAGGGAATATCTGATCTGCTCAATCAGATTCTTACCTATAA GTTCAACCCAAAGTATATGCGAGGAACAAGTACGATTAGTGTAGATAGTGGCTTAGGATCTGATGGATCATGTGATACCAGCCGTTGCAGTT cTTCCCAATCAACATGCAAGGGCTGCTTTTCAATGTACTGTAAAGACTGCAATGAACAACAATCCCACGCCCTCAAAGAGGTAGAAGAGCTTTTGACGAGATTAGAAACAGCGGAAGCTTTGTATCCGTCGACACAGGTCATGGCGGCATTCTATCCAGTTTACAAATGTGAAGCGTTTGTGGGCCGAGTCAAAGCTATGTGCCTTTGGTATAACATAACCAGACATCTCCGACTGAAGCTGATAATATTGGGGAAATTACTAGCGAG GTTACAAGGCGACCCTTTTAACTGGCCCACACCAATATCAGCATCAACTACAGAAAGTTCCGCATCATCATCGGCACACGAAGTTGAAGATGCATTTTGTAGCGGGAATTTCACTGAGCCAAAACCACCTCCTAAGCCGAATAATGTGCCTAAAGTGCAATTTAACCTTGTTGAAGGTCGCACAGATTCTTCAAGCCCTAGCGATAGCATTAGTAGTACAGA TTCTAATTCCGCAACCACCAAAGACTTACTTCCAAACGACAATCAATCGATTGGCCCAACGATAGGAAACTACGGAAAATGCATAAACGACGTTCATATGTTTAACGTCCAACCATTGGCTCATATTACATACGATAATGTCCAGCATTCAACTATGCTGTATCGGAAATACATTGAGAATATGTTGAAATCGCGAGGCTTAAATAAATCTTTATCATTCCTGCATCGTTTGCATAATACTGTCCTTCACAAAGCACATGTGACTTTGGAACGACCCGGAACTGAAGAGTATGAGTCTGAAATTGATTTCCTCGAGGATGATGTGCCGCAAATTGAGCCTCATATGGATAAGGAGAAAATCGAGGAATTAAGACGATATGGCTGTTGGAGTGCTGAGGCTAAGGCGATTGGACTTCCATCGTATGTCccaacttttatatttttgtcGGTGATTCCTCTGGAAGTGATCCATGAATTTTTGCGAATGCGTTTGGAAACGAGACCGGCCAAGCCGAATCCATTAAGTTTGGAGCAGTTGATGAAGGAGTTGCGAGAGGGACTGACGCTGGCTTTGACGCACCGTGAACGATTTAATCGACATATTACCACGGCGTTGAATGATAATGAGACTGAATTAGAGAAATATAGTGCGATTTTGGATCAATTtgatgcaactgtgaagaaagTTTTAGAG CTCTATCTAGACTATGTCGATCAATGGGTACTCGTCGCAGCCCCTGAAGGTCACAAGAAATCAGCCCTGGAAAAAGAATGGATGTTCACAAAGCTCGTAAGCCCAATGATTCCAGGAATGCATCAGTTGGCTGCGAAAAAGTTTTG CCTTATTATTCGTAATCTCTTGCGAGGCATTGGTGATCGTCTGGTCAAACGTGCCAGTGAGCTTGATGGAAAAATCGATGAAACAACACATGAAGACGCCCTCAAATGGCAGCTTCTAACAATTTGTCGAGAGACACAATCATTATTCACCACAGAACGAGAACGAGCTGTGAAAGTTTTATTTTTCGCAAAAACATTTTCGCGAGACACAGAACAATCAGATTTCCACCGCGAGCATTACGATGAGTATCTGAATCGAAAAGATCCGAACGATTTCGAGTGCCCGGCACTGAAAGAGGCTTTTACATTACTTAAACGAGATGTGTTGGATGTTAGAGATAaacttataaaaattattttacgtATCGAAGAGAGGTGTAATATTAAAAATATGTTAGAGTTAGACGAACAAGACAGGTTAGCAGTGCTTTCACGTTCTCGTGAGATCCTGCACCAAGGCTACAAATTTGGCTTTGAGTATAATAAAGACGTGATTCGGTTGTTTGAGCAGAAACCGATGTCGTGTAATAGTTGTGACGGTTGCACCTTAGAGCTGTCACTAGGAATTATAGAGTTTGCAAAAATGTGGATGAAATTCGTAACGGAACGTTGTGAACGTGGTCGAGGGGTCCGCCCACGTTGGGCTACTCAAGGGCTTGAGTTCTTGATTTTAGCATGTGATCCGCTGAACACCCGTCATTTGGACGATAAACAGTTCGAGGACCTCAAAACGAAAATGGATGGATGCATATCTCATGTAATCGGCATAATCTCCGAACCAGAGAAAACGAAAAAGAAGGCCTCGCCGCGAACTCGTAAGACTTCATCTCCTGCGACAAGCCGCTCGAGAACACCAACAAGAACTCCAATGTCTGCCGGAGTGATTATGAATCCATCCCAGCAAAAGTTCCTTCAACCACAATTCAGCTTGAAAGAGGACCATAGTGAAGTGTTATCTACAAATAGTTCAATTGATACACCAGATCTTGCACAGAATAAGGATTTCCAATCAATTACGCTTGTAGTTCCTACGATGACTACAACTTACAGCCCGGCCTTGCGACAAATACGTGTTCGAGATGCTGTTAATCGGTTAGACATGGAATTAGAGAATAAGTTGCGTGAAAGAAATCTTATCGGTCAAGTGAAAACATTAAATACAACTGATAAGATTCAGATACGAGCGAGAAGCGTAAATTTCAGATGGCATCGCGGCATCAAG ATTGGACAAGGTCGTTTCGGCAAAGTATACACTGCAGTTAACAACTCTACAGGCGAGTTGATGGCTATGAAGGAAATAACTATTCAACCAGGTGAAACACGTGCAATCAAGAAAGTTGCAGAAGAATTGAAGATTCTGGAAGGAATTAACCACAAGCATCTGGTTAAATACTATGGAATCGAAATACACAGG GAAGAACTGCTCATATTCATGGAACTATGCTCAGAAGGTACACTTGAATCCTTAGTGGAATTATCAGGCGGCTTGCATGAAGGGCTTGCCCGACGTTTCACCGCACAATTATTGTCTGGTGTGGAAGAACTTCACAAACACGGAATTGTGCATCGTGATATTAAAACTGCGAATATCTTCTTGGTTGATGGTGGAAACAGTTTGAAATTAGGAGATTTTGGGTCGGCTGTTAAAATTCAAGCTCATACGACAGTACCTGGGGAGTTACAAGGATATGTCGGGACCCAAG